TCGCCATACATATTGTCTGCTCCACCCCAGAAATATTCAAAGGCGGGCTGGACCGACAGGATAAGGCCCAAATCTCTTGCCCGCCGGATATGCTCCGGTGTGGGAAGTTCAAAATGTTCCAGTCGGTGGCGATGATCCAGGCGGGGGTATTTACTGAGGACCTTCTCCAGGCTGGTTAGCATCATTTCAATGCCTCTGTCTCCGATTACATGCATGGAAAGCTGCAGGCCGGCGGTATGGGCCTCTTCCACAAAGTGGTTTAGTTCATCCTGCTCAAAATAGAGGTAGCCGGAGTTTTGGGGGTCATCGGCATAGGGTTCCAACAGTGCTGCGGTTCTGGAACCAAAGGAGCCGTCTATCAGAATGCAGCCGCCGATGCGCGGCAGTCCCAGATCCACCACTCTAGCCACATCCGTTGTCTGGTAAAAAACTTCTAACCGGATGGGTACCTGTTCTTGATGCTGCAGTAAGAACTCGGCATCCTTATCCTGTGACTCGTCTCCCCCCTCCATGGCACAGACGGTGGTGACACCGGTGCGCAGAGCCTGCCGCACCGCTTCCCGCAGGGCTGCGCCTCTGGTTTTGGAACCAATCAGGCTGCTGTTATATTCCCGGACCAAACGGTCCGCCTCCGAGCGCAGACGGCCGGTGGGCTCACCCTTTTTATCCAGTTCCAGGCCCGGAGTGTCCAGGGGAATTTCCATGCTATTTAGCAGTGGGGTGTTAACAACGGAAGAGTGTAAATCCACTCTGCTTAGCCAGACAAGATGATTTGGCGCTACTTTATCCAAGTCATGGCGGCAGGGGGGTATTCCTTGGGGGAAAAGGTAATCGTCATAGCCATAACCGCGAATCATGGAGTCGGAGGGAAAATAGCGGGCGGCGATGGCTATTGCTTCTTTTATCGCGGCAATGGTGTTTTTGCCCTGCAGGTCAACATCGTTTGCCGCATAGCCGGTTTGCATAAAGTGGCAGTGATTGTCAATCAGACCTGGCAGGACCGTGCGGCCCATCAAATCTATGACGGTGGCGCCGGGGGCGGCAAAGGATAGCGCTTCCCTGGAACCGCCCACAAACAGAATGTGGTTGTCACTGATTGCCAGGGCGCTGCCGCAAGGGCGGTGCCCATCCATGGTGATGATATTTCCGTTGACCAGTATCAGGTTGGCGCTCCTCCATTCCATATCTGTATCTACACCTCTTTTCAGGCCTGATGGGCCTTTATCTCTGTTTTCAAAGTAACATACCCTGGTGTGATTTACTATGGTACCTGTACAGGAAAATATGGCGGTTCTTTTATACATCATGTATAACCAAGGCAGGAATGCAGTGGGTTTAGGGGGAATACTTTTATTAACAGATTATAAATCCGGAGGAAAACCATGACTTTAACAGTACATGAAGCGCTCCACCTGGATGTTTTAAGAGACGCAAAGGTCCGTGCCGGATGGGGCGGCCTGGAAAGAAAAATTAAATGGGTCAATATCCTGGAGATTCTGGAAGAGCTGAATGTGTCCCGGGACGGCGAGCTTTTAATTACCACAGCTTTTGGCTTAAAGGATAATCCCGGACTGCAGCAGCAGCTTATCCCTCATCTGGTGGAAAAGGGCCTGGCCTGCCTGGCCATCCAGACTGGGTATTATCTGCAAGAAATTCCCTCGGTTATACTGCGGCAGGCCAACCTGCACAATCTGCCCGTTGTGGAACTGCCGAGGGATACCATGTTTGCCAACTTGTCCAAAGCTATACTCACCCGGCTGATTAACCACCAGTTTCAGGTTCTCTCTGATTCCCAGGAACTGCAGCACAGACTGACACAACTGGTGTTAAAAAACAAAGGGCTCTCCGAAATCCTTTCTGTTCTGGCCGAACTCCTGGACAGGAAAGTACGGCTTGTTGACAACAGCTACCGCCTGTTGGCAGGCGGAGTGCTCTCCGATGGCGGTGAAGCAGATACATCCGAGGCTATAGAGGAAGAATTTC
This region of Dethiobacter alkaliphilus AHT 1 genomic DNA includes:
- a CDS encoding amidohydrolase: MEWRSANLILVNGNIITMDGHRPCGSALAISDNHILFVGGSREALSFAAPGATVIDLMGRTVLPGLIDNHCHFMQTGYAANDVDLQGKNTIAAIKEAIAIAARYFPSDSMIRGYGYDDYLFPQGIPPCRHDLDKVAPNHLVWLSRVDLHSSVVNTPLLNSMEIPLDTPGLELDKKGEPTGRLRSEADRLVREYNSSLIGSKTRGAALREAVRQALRTGVTTVCAMEGGDESQDKDAEFLLQHQEQVPIRLEVFYQTTDVARVVDLGLPRIGGCILIDGSFGSRTAALLEPYADDPQNSGYLYFEQDELNHFVEEAHTAGLQLSMHVIGDRGIEMMLTSLEKVLSKYPRLDHRHRLEHFELPTPEHIRRARDLGLILSVQPAFEYFWGGADNMYGERLGPERVMRTNPLRTMVDQGLVLAGGSDSAVTPMDIILAIHAAVNHPNKEECLEVFQAIRMFTLHGAAALFREKELGSITPGKLADIIVLAEDPCFITAGNLKDINVDLTIVAGKIVYDRGGAVPLFDIGA